The following are encoded together in the Pseudoalteromonas ruthenica genome:
- a CDS encoding P-II family nitrogen regulator, producing MKMISAIIKPFKLDEVREALAELGIEGMTVVDVKGFGRQRGHTELYRGAEYQVDFIPKIKIEIATLSDNVDRVVELITQVASTGKIGDGKIFVYDLDQIVRIRTGELDEEAI from the coding sequence ATGAAAATGATCAGCGCCATCATCAAGCCATTCAAACTTGATGAAGTACGCGAAGCCTTGGCGGAGCTGGGTATAGAGGGGATGACTGTGGTTGATGTTAAAGGCTTTGGCCGGCAACGCGGACACACCGAACTCTATCGCGGCGCCGAATACCAGGTGGACTTTATTCCCAAAATTAAAATCGAAATCGCAACCTTAAGCGACAACGTCGACAGAGTGGTTGAACTCATTACCCAGGTGGCCTCCACTGGCAAAATTGGCGACGGTAAGATTTTCGTTTATGACCTTGACCAAATTGTGCGCATCCGTACGGGTGAGCTCGACGAAGAAGCGATTTAA
- a CDS encoding GGDEF domain-containing response regulator, which yields MARVLIVEDSKVVQQVLRHLLTQKFAREFIKHVDFAWNYEQAQELLEQHTYDLALVDMTLPDCASGDAARLTIEHNVASVILTSSMDESQRQQMLELGVVDYVIKDNRDSYLYAVRLLTQLLRNKGLPVLVADDSQLSRQVLKQLLQRQLYHVIEAEDGEQALAILREDTSIKLLLCDYAMPKMDGFELVRAVRNHRGRDDLAIIGISGAGNNGLSAKFIKYGANDFLTKPFMNEEFHCRVLQTVEQLHLIEQIKATAERDYLTGMFNRRYLQEHGRRLFAKDKHAVTVALIDADNFKQINDQYGHQAGDSALRQLAQRLQQHLDEHIVARFGGEEFAVLAHCHDSAQLQQQLENVNDSLRDEPIELADSTHTLSVSIGLAAMNHHDFDACLSAADKALYRAKAQGKCQLVCE from the coding sequence ATGGCCCGAGTATTGATTGTTGAAGATAGTAAAGTTGTGCAGCAAGTATTGCGCCATTTGCTAACGCAAAAATTTGCCCGTGAATTTATTAAGCACGTTGATTTTGCTTGGAATTATGAGCAAGCCCAAGAGCTACTTGAGCAGCACACATATGATTTGGCGTTGGTTGACATGACCTTGCCAGACTGTGCCAGTGGCGATGCTGCACGCCTTACGATTGAACATAATGTCGCTTCAGTCATTTTAACCTCGAGTATGGACGAGTCTCAGCGCCAACAGATGCTGGAACTCGGCGTGGTTGATTATGTTATTAAAGATAACCGTGACTCCTACCTTTATGCCGTGCGTCTATTAACGCAGCTACTGCGTAATAAAGGTCTACCAGTGCTGGTGGCTGATGATTCGCAATTAAGCCGACAAGTACTTAAGCAGTTACTACAACGCCAGCTTTATCATGTTATTGAGGCTGAAGACGGTGAACAAGCGCTGGCGATATTGCGTGAAGACACCAGTATCAAGCTGCTGCTATGTGATTATGCTATGCCGAAAATGGACGGCTTCGAATTAGTACGAGCGGTGCGTAACCACCGAGGCCGTGATGATTTGGCCATTATTGGTATTTCCGGGGCGGGCAACAATGGTTTATCGGCTAAGTTTATCAAATACGGCGCCAATGACTTTTTGACCAAGCCGTTCATGAATGAAGAATTTCATTGTCGCGTGCTGCAAACGGTAGAGCAGCTGCATTTAATCGAACAAATTAAAGCCACGGCAGAGCGTGATTACCTCACCGGCATGTTTAATCGTCGCTATTTACAAGAGCATGGTCGGCGCTTATTTGCAAAAGATAAACACGCTGTCACGGTGGCGCTTATCGACGCCGATAACTTCAAACAGATCAACGATCAGTATGGTCACCAAGCCGGAGACAGCGCGCTTCGACAGCTTGCCCAGCGACTACAGCAGCACCTTGATGAGCACATTGTTGCGCGTTTTGGTGGCGAAGAGTTCGCCGTGTTGGCACATTGCCACGACAGTGCGCAATTGCAGCAGCAGCTGGAAAATGTAAACGACTCGCTGCGCGATGAGCCAATTGAATTAGCCGATAGCACGCATACACTGAGTGTTAGCATTGGCTTAGCAGCGATGAATCATCATGACTTTGATGCCTGCTTAAGTGCTGCTGATAAAGCCCTTTATCGCGCCAAGGCGCAAGGTAAATGTCAGCTGGTGTGTGAATAA
- a CDS encoding dTDP-4-dehydrorhamnose reductase family protein: MSTIMLSGATGLLGRALYQRLAPHHQVIGLGFSRAQPPLVKVDLTDAEALSALFSKHRPEVFIHAAAERNPDQFDTDPQRSIQLNCEVTEHIAQLCTEYQCRLIFISTDYVFDGQHPPYEEGAAVNPLNLYGESKARSETLLQANYPDAAIVRIPVLYGEVSHLKESAVTTIAAQLKAGQRQFDDEAQRLPTDVNDIADVLSNALHMMNNDLSGIFHISASEKLTKLTMARAMAPLLHIDPNSLSAASVDSSAAPRPKDCQLRDTRLAPMGLAIDSDFRARIATVIAPHLSH; encoded by the coding sequence ATGTCTACTATCATGCTATCCGGCGCAACCGGGTTACTCGGCCGTGCGCTTTATCAGCGTCTTGCGCCGCATCACCAAGTGATTGGGTTAGGTTTTTCCCGTGCTCAGCCACCACTTGTTAAAGTCGACCTGACCGATGCCGAGGCATTGTCCGCGCTTTTTTCAAAGCATCGCCCCGAGGTGTTTATTCATGCAGCCGCTGAGCGCAACCCAGACCAATTTGATACCGACCCGCAACGCAGCATACAACTGAACTGCGAGGTTACCGAACATATCGCCCAGTTATGCACCGAGTACCAATGCCGACTCATCTTTATTAGTACTGATTACGTATTTGATGGCCAGCACCCGCCCTATGAAGAAGGCGCTGCCGTCAACCCACTGAACCTCTATGGTGAATCCAAAGCGCGCAGTGAAACACTATTACAAGCAAACTACCCCGACGCAGCCATCGTTCGTATCCCGGTACTTTACGGTGAAGTTTCTCACTTAAAAGAATCGGCTGTGACCACCATTGCGGCACAACTAAAAGCCGGACAACGGCAGTTTGATGATGAGGCGCAGCGCTTGCCAACGGATGTTAACGATATTGCTGATGTGCTCAGTAATGCGCTGCATATGATGAACAACGACCTAAGCGGTATATTCCATATCAGCGCCAGCGAAAAGCTCACTAAGCTGACAATGGCCCGAGCCATGGCACCGCTATTACATATAGACCCCAACAGTCTCAGTGCTGCCAGTGTGGATAGCAGCGCTGCACCACGGCCCAAGGATTGTCAATTGCGTGATACTCGACTGGCGCCGATGGGGCTGGCCATTGATAGTGATTTTCGTGCTCGTATCGCCACAGTGATTGCTCCCCACTTGTCGCATTAA
- a CDS encoding S10 family peptidase, whose amino-acid sequence MFATQLKALSLTLAVALSPLAVAEVDQHDASQHSRQIDIDSKVITEHKARINGDRLSYTAETGTQPVWDDQGHAVATLHYTYYKRDGVDDDTQRPLLISFNGGPGSASVWMHLAYTGPKVLKIDDEGYPVQPYGVKENPYSVLDVADIVYVNPVNTGYSRVLPDADGKMPSRDKQKDMFFGVNADIQYLAEWLNTFVHRHNRWRSPKFLIGESYGTTRVSGLALELQNSQWMYLNGVVLVSPTEIGIKREGPVEAANRLPYFAATAWYHKALDEQYQNMDLEPFLSEVETFTVNELIPALAKGGFISDDEKRRIVAQMARYAGVSETYIERNNLDVPTMSFWKELLRERGQTVGRLDSRYLGIDKRDTGERPDYWAELTSWLHSFTPAINYYLSEELNYKTDVKYNMFGSVHPWDRSNNNTGENLRLAMAQNPYLNVLIQSGYYDGATNYFDAKYTMWQLDPSGKMKERLSFKGYRSGHMMYLRRADLESSNNDLREFILNALPEQGAAAKY is encoded by the coding sequence ATGTTCGCAACACAATTAAAGGCATTGAGCCTAACTCTTGCAGTGGCACTTTCGCCACTGGCTGTAGCCGAGGTCGATCAGCACGACGCCTCGCAGCACAGCCGCCAAATTGATATCGATAGTAAAGTTATTACCGAGCACAAAGCGCGCATCAATGGCGATCGCTTATCGTACACCGCCGAGACGGGCACACAGCCGGTGTGGGACGACCAAGGCCATGCTGTGGCCACACTGCACTACACATACTATAAGCGTGATGGTGTTGATGATGACACCCAGCGTCCGCTGCTTATTTCATTCAATGGTGGGCCTGGCTCGGCATCGGTTTGGATGCACCTAGCTTATACCGGTCCCAAGGTATTAAAAATTGATGACGAGGGTTACCCAGTCCAACCCTACGGTGTTAAAGAAAACCCCTACTCGGTGCTAGATGTAGCGGATATTGTCTATGTGAACCCAGTCAATACCGGGTACTCTCGCGTACTGCCGGACGCTGATGGCAAAATGCCTAGCCGCGACAAGCAAAAGGACATGTTCTTTGGCGTTAACGCCGATATTCAATATTTAGCTGAGTGGCTCAATACCTTTGTACACCGTCACAATCGCTGGCGCTCGCCCAAATTCCTAATTGGTGAAAGCTATGGCACCACCCGGGTGTCCGGTTTGGCGTTAGAATTACAAAACAGCCAATGGATGTACCTCAACGGTGTGGTGCTGGTATCGCCCACTGAGATCGGTATCAAACGCGAAGGCCCGGTGGAAGCCGCTAATCGCCTGCCCTACTTCGCTGCCACAGCGTGGTATCATAAGGCGCTAGATGAGCAGTACCAAAACATGGACCTCGAGCCGTTTTTAAGCGAAGTAGAAACTTTCACTGTCAATGAGCTGATCCCAGCATTGGCCAAAGGGGGCTTTATCTCTGACGATGAAAAACGTCGCATTGTTGCACAAATGGCCCGCTATGCAGGCGTCTCTGAAACTTATATTGAGCGCAACAACCTCGATGTGCCCACCATGTCTTTTTGGAAAGAGCTATTGCGTGAGCGCGGGCAAACAGTAGGACGTTTGGACTCGCGTTATTTAGGTATTGATAAGCGTGATACTGGCGAGCGTCCAGATTACTGGGCGGAACTGACTTCTTGGTTGCACTCGTTCACACCCGCTATCAACTACTACCTTAGTGAAGAGCTAAATTACAAAACCGATGTGAAATACAACATGTTTGGCTCGGTGCACCCTTGGGATCGTAGCAATAACAACACTGGTGAAAACCTACGCTTGGCGATGGCACAAAACCCCTACCTCAATGTGCTAATCCAATCAGGCTACTACGATGGTGCGACCAACTATTTTGATGCCAAGTACACGATGTGGCAGCTAGACCCAAGCGGTAAAATGAAAGAGCGCTTGAGCTTTAAAGGTTACCGCAGTGGCCATATGATGTATTTACGCCGAGCTGATTTAGAAAGCTCAAACAACGATTTGCGCGAGTTTATTTTGAACGCTCTGCCAGAACAAGGAGCAGCGGCTAAATACTAA
- a CDS encoding 5-formyltetrahydrofolate cyclo-ligase, with amino-acid sequence MSANQFNQQRIDIRKKMREMRKSLSTSEQKRAADDLIINFLQVAKVTEGTQVGGYLANDGEPSLSPIFEDLWAKQAVPNLPIIHPFSKTHLLFQRYEENSPMSTNRYGILEPKLNCSHVCPVAQLDYILTPLVAFDSQGNRLGMGGGYYDRTLAQIPADRSQRPLLIGIAHQCQEVAQLPIASWDVPLDYIVTPKTIYRPGAQ; translated from the coding sequence ATGAGTGCGAATCAGTTTAATCAGCAACGTATTGACATCCGCAAGAAGATGCGGGAAATGAGAAAAAGCTTATCCACTTCTGAACAAAAACGTGCCGCCGATGACCTCATTATTAATTTTCTTCAAGTAGCAAAAGTTACTGAAGGGACCCAAGTAGGCGGGTACTTGGCGAACGATGGAGAACCCAGCCTATCTCCCATATTTGAAGACTTGTGGGCTAAACAAGCAGTGCCAAACCTGCCCATTATTCACCCCTTTTCAAAGACTCATTTGCTCTTTCAGAGGTATGAAGAAAATTCACCCATGAGCACAAACCGCTATGGTATCTTGGAGCCCAAGTTGAATTGCAGTCATGTGTGTCCGGTTGCGCAGTTAGATTATATTCTCACGCCACTGGTTGCATTTGATAGTCAAGGCAATCGGTTGGGTATGGGTGGCGGATATTATGACCGCACATTAGCACAAATCCCCGCCGATCGAAGTCAGCGCCCTCTGCTCATAGGCATTGCCCATCAATGCCAAGAAGTGGCGCAACTACCGATCGCGAGTTGGGATGTGCCACTTGATTATATTGTGACACCGAAGACAATTTATCGCCCCGGTGCACAGTGA
- the rpiA gene encoding ribose-5-phosphate isomerase RpiA produces MTQDEMKKAAAWAALDYVKSDTIVGVGTGSTVNHFIDALASIKDTIRGAVSSSEASTQRLKALGIEVFELNDVSSLDIYVDGADEINANNEMIKGGGAALTREKIVAAVAKRFVCIVDESKIVDTLGEFPLPVEVIPMARSYVAREIVKLGGDPVYRQGVTTDNGNVILDVHNLHIVDAKSLEQTLNQVVGVVTNGLFAHRGADVVVVGTAQGPTTR; encoded by the coding sequence ATGACTCAAGATGAAATGAAAAAAGCGGCTGCTTGGGCAGCGCTAGACTATGTAAAAAGCGACACGATTGTTGGTGTTGGCACCGGTTCTACTGTGAATCACTTTATTGATGCACTGGCGTCGATAAAAGACACGATTCGTGGCGCCGTTTCCAGCTCTGAAGCCTCAACACAACGGTTAAAAGCGTTGGGAATAGAGGTATTTGAGCTCAATGATGTCAGTAGCCTCGATATTTATGTTGATGGCGCCGATGAGATCAACGCCAACAATGAAATGATCAAAGGCGGCGGTGCGGCATTGACTCGTGAGAAGATTGTCGCGGCTGTGGCCAAGCGCTTTGTGTGTATCGTTGATGAGAGCAAAATCGTCGATACCTTAGGTGAGTTTCCACTGCCAGTGGAAGTGATCCCGATGGCGCGCAGCTATGTCGCCCGTGAAATTGTTAAACTCGGGGGCGACCCAGTTTATCGCCAAGGTGTCACCACCGATAACGGCAATGTCATTTTGGACGTGCATAATTTACATATTGTTGATGCCAAGTCGCTTGAGCAGACATTAAATCAAGTCGTCGGTGTTGTAACCAACGGCCTATTTGCCCATCGTGGTGCCGATGTTGTTGTCGTTGGTACTGCGCAGGGGCCTACTACACGTTAG
- the serA gene encoding phosphoglycerate dehydrogenase: protein MSKVSLAKDKIKILLLEGVHQSAVETLKRNGYSNIDYVKTSLPESELIERISDVHFVGLRSRTQLTEKVLDAAQKLVAVGCFCIGTNQVDLDAAKRRGIAVFNAPFSNTRSVAELVLGEILLLLRGIPKRNAMAHRGQWLKSAEGSFEARGKTLGIIGYGHIGTQLGIMAENIGMQVRYYDIEDKLSLGNAQQVENLTKLLQQSDVVSLHVPETPQTKNLIGTAELAVMKKGSILINASRGTVVDIDALAEALEEHSLSGAAIDVFPVEPKSNDEEFVSPLRQFDNVILTPHVGGSTQEAQESIGVEVAGKLAKYSDNGSTMTAVNFPEVALPELANRSRLLHIHQNRPGVLTQINQAFAQHGINIAAQYLQTDDNIGYVVIDVDSDHSEVALKELSAVDGTIRARILH, encoded by the coding sequence ATGAGTAAGGTATCGTTAGCAAAAGACAAAATTAAAATTCTCTTGCTAGAGGGCGTACACCAAAGTGCGGTGGAAACGCTAAAACGCAACGGTTACAGCAATATCGATTACGTTAAAACCTCGCTACCTGAAAGTGAACTTATAGAGCGCATTAGCGACGTGCACTTCGTTGGCTTGCGCTCACGTACACAACTCACAGAAAAGGTCTTAGATGCAGCGCAAAAGCTGGTCGCTGTCGGTTGCTTCTGTATTGGTACTAACCAAGTTGACCTCGACGCCGCGAAGCGCCGGGGGATTGCGGTCTTCAACGCGCCATTTTCCAATACTCGCTCGGTCGCCGAATTAGTGCTGGGTGAGATTTTATTGTTACTGCGCGGTATTCCTAAGCGCAATGCGATGGCTCACCGAGGCCAGTGGCTGAAATCAGCAGAAGGCTCTTTCGAGGCCCGAGGCAAAACATTGGGTATCATAGGCTATGGCCACATCGGTACTCAGTTGGGTATTATGGCTGAGAACATTGGCATGCAAGTGCGGTATTACGATATCGAAGATAAGTTATCCTTAGGTAATGCCCAGCAAGTAGAAAATCTCACTAAACTACTGCAGCAGTCGGATGTAGTCAGTTTACACGTGCCGGAAACCCCGCAAACAAAGAACCTCATCGGCACCGCTGAGTTGGCGGTCATGAAAAAAGGCAGTATCTTGATTAACGCCTCACGCGGCACCGTTGTCGATATTGATGCCCTTGCCGAGGCACTTGAAGAGCACAGCCTATCTGGCGCGGCTATCGATGTGTTCCCTGTTGAACCGAAATCAAACGATGAAGAATTTGTCTCGCCACTGCGCCAATTCGACAACGTTATTTTAACCCCCCATGTTGGCGGCTCCACGCAAGAGGCGCAAGAAAGTATTGGTGTGGAAGTAGCCGGTAAGCTCGCTAAATATTCCGACAACGGCTCAACAATGACAGCCGTCAATTTCCCTGAAGTCGCCCTGCCAGAACTGGCGAATCGCAGTCGCCTGTTGCACATTCACCAAAACCGCCCTGGTGTGTTGACACAAATTAACCAAGCGTTTGCACAGCATGGTATTAATATAGCTGCGCAGTACCTGCAAACCGATGACAACATAGGTTATGTCGTTATTGATGTGGATAGCGACCACTCCGAAGTGGCATTGAAAGAACTCAGTGCCGTGGACGGCACCATACGTGCGCGAATTTTGCACTAA
- the yghU gene encoding glutathione-dependent disulfide-bond oxidoreductase, protein MSKSTYTPPKVWQLDSESGGKWASLNKPTAGATFEQHLPSGQHPFQLYSMATPNGQKATIMFEELVEQGIKDAEYDAFLIDISEGDQFGSDFVAINPNSKIPALLDTSSTPATPVFESGAILLYLAQKFATLIPSEPYAKAQCMNWLFWQMGSAPYLGGGFGHFYAYAPEPMEYPINRFTMETKRQLDVLDKHLAQNEYMAGEQYSIADIAIWPWYGALVLGRLYDAAEFLSVHEYKHVLAWAKRIDARPAVKRGQRVNRVWGEPSEQLKERHASSDFDT, encoded by the coding sequence ATGAGTAAATCGACCTACACTCCACCAAAAGTTTGGCAGCTCGATAGCGAAAGCGGCGGCAAATGGGCAAGCCTAAATAAACCCACAGCAGGGGCCACGTTCGAGCAGCATCTGCCAAGCGGACAGCACCCCTTTCAGCTGTACTCTATGGCCACTCCTAATGGTCAAAAGGCCACGATTATGTTTGAAGAGTTGGTAGAGCAGGGAATTAAAGACGCCGAATACGATGCTTTTTTAATCGATATTAGCGAAGGCGACCAGTTTGGTTCTGACTTTGTTGCCATTAACCCGAACTCAAAAATCCCGGCGTTACTGGACACCTCAAGCACCCCCGCCACACCGGTTTTTGAATCGGGAGCAATACTGCTTTATTTAGCACAGAAATTTGCCACGCTTATCCCTTCAGAGCCTTATGCAAAGGCGCAGTGTATGAATTGGTTATTTTGGCAGATGGGCAGCGCACCTTATCTAGGTGGCGGTTTTGGTCACTTTTATGCTTATGCGCCAGAGCCGATGGAATATCCCATCAATCGCTTTACCATGGAAACTAAGCGCCAGTTGGATGTGTTAGATAAGCACTTGGCGCAAAACGAGTATATGGCCGGTGAGCAATACTCTATTGCCGATATTGCTATTTGGCCTTGGTATGGAGCCTTGGTGTTAGGGCGGTTATACGATGCCGCTGAGTTTCTCAGTGTACACGAGTATAAGCATGTGTTGGCGTGGGCCAAGAGAATTGACGCTCGGCCTGCAGTAAAGCGGGGCCAACGAGTTAATCGCGTATGGGGTGAGCCGAGCGAGCAACTCAAAGAGCGCCATGCCAGTAGCGACTTTGATACCTAA
- the radA gene encoding DNA repair protein RadA, whose product MVKKKTAFVCNECGAEFARWQGQCSECKAWNTVTEFRVPSVKSAPRNSAASGYAGMVEAKIQTLDEVNLESLPRFSTGFVEFDRVLGGGVVPGSAILIGGEPGAGKSTILLQTMCGLAENMKTLYVTGEESLQQVAMRAKRLGLPTNKLQTLAETNVETICQLALREKPGIMVIDSIQVMHMADVQSAPGSVSQVRESAAYLTRFAKQNQIAMIMVGHVTKDGSLAGPKVLEHCIDCSILLEGSSDSRFRTLRGHKNRFGAVNELGVFAMTGQGLREVKNPSAIFLNRSQEQTPGSLVMVVWEGTRPLLVEVQALVDYSQLANPRRVTVGLEQNRLAMLLAVLHRHGGLQVADQDVFVNVVGGVKVTETSADLALIVALVSSFKNYSLARELVVFGEVGLGGEIRPVPSGQERLREAAKHGFKRAIVPIDNKPKEAIEGMEVTAVASLSDALDALF is encoded by the coding sequence ATGGTAAAAAAGAAAACAGCTTTTGTATGTAATGAGTGTGGTGCTGAGTTTGCGCGTTGGCAAGGCCAATGTAGCGAGTGCAAAGCATGGAACACAGTAACCGAATTTCGCGTGCCCTCGGTTAAATCGGCGCCACGCAATAGTGCTGCGAGCGGCTATGCCGGCATGGTTGAGGCCAAAATTCAAACTCTGGATGAGGTTAATCTTGAAAGCCTGCCACGCTTCTCCACCGGGTTTGTTGAGTTTGACCGCGTGTTAGGGGGCGGTGTGGTGCCGGGGAGTGCCATTCTTATCGGTGGTGAGCCCGGAGCCGGTAAAAGTACTATTTTGCTGCAAACCATGTGTGGTCTCGCAGAAAATATGAAAACCCTGTATGTCACCGGGGAGGAGTCTCTGCAGCAAGTGGCTATGCGGGCAAAGCGTTTGGGGTTGCCCACCAATAAGCTACAAACCTTAGCCGAAACCAATGTCGAAACCATTTGCCAGCTGGCGCTAAGAGAAAAGCCCGGGATCATGGTCATAGATTCCATTCAAGTCATGCATATGGCCGATGTGCAATCGGCACCAGGTAGTGTTTCCCAGGTAAGAGAAAGTGCGGCGTACCTCACCCGTTTTGCTAAACAAAATCAAATAGCCATGATCATGGTGGGCCATGTGACCAAAGACGGCTCCTTAGCCGGCCCCAAGGTATTAGAACACTGCATTGATTGTTCTATTTTACTTGAAGGTAGCAGTGATAGCCGGTTTCGTACTTTGCGTGGTCACAAAAACCGCTTTGGCGCAGTAAACGAGCTTGGGGTGTTCGCCATGACAGGGCAAGGGTTGCGCGAGGTAAAAAATCCCTCGGCTATTTTCTTGAACCGCTCACAAGAGCAAACACCGGGTTCATTAGTGATGGTGGTATGGGAAGGTACCAGACCGCTGCTAGTGGAAGTGCAGGCGCTTGTCGATTATTCGCAGCTTGCAAACCCTCGTCGCGTCACGGTGGGTTTGGAGCAAAATCGCCTTGCGATGTTATTGGCGGTGCTACACCGCCATGGCGGTTTACAAGTGGCCGATCAGGATGTGTTTGTTAACGTCGTCGGTGGTGTCAAGGTCACGGAAACCAGTGCTGATTTGGCTTTGATTGTGGCTTTGGTGTCCAGTTTTAAGAATTATAGCTTGGCCCGTGAGCTGGTGGTATTTGGTGAAGTTGGCTTGGGCGGGGAGATTCGTCCAGTGCCCAGTGGTCAAGAACGACTGCGTGAAGCCGCGAAACATGGCTTTAAACGTGCTATTGTACCCATTGACAATAAACCGAAAGAGGCAATCGAGGGCATGGAAGTCACAGCAGTCGCAAGCTTAAGCGATGCACTCGATGCGTTATTTTAA